In a single window of the Prevotella melaninogenica genome:
- the groL gene encoding chaperonin GroEL (60 kDa chaperone family; promotes refolding of misfolded polypeptides especially under stressful conditions; forms two stacked rings of heptamers to form a barrel-shaped 14mer; ends can be capped by GroES; misfolded proteins enter the barrel where they are refolded when GroES binds) yields MAKEIRFDSDARELLKSGVDQLANAVKVTLGPKGRNVVIGKKFGAPQITKDGVTVAKEVELEDNFENAGAQLVKSVASKTGDDAGDGTTTATILTQAIVTEGLKNVTAGANPMDLKRGIDKAVAKVVEHIKATAEVVGDNYDKIEQVATVSANNDPEIGKLLADAMRKVSKDGVITIEESKTRETSIGVVEGMQFDRGYLSGYFVTDTDKMECDMENPYILIYDKKISNVKDFLPILQPAAESGRPLLVIAEDVDSEALTTLVVNRLRAGLKICAVKAPGFGDRRKAMLEDIAVLTGGVVISEEKGLSLDKATLEMLGTAKKVTISKDNTTIVDGAGEKEAIKDRVAQIKNEIATSTSSYDKEKLQERLAKLSGGVAVLYVGANSEVEMKEKKDRVDDALCATRAAMEEGVVVGGGTTYIRAQEALKDLKGENADEQTGINIVCRAIEEPLRQIIANAGGEGAVVVNNVREGKGDYGYNARKDVYEDLRAAGVIDPAKVSRVALENAASIAGMFLTTECLIVDKVEDTPVMPAAPGMGGMM; encoded by the coding sequence ATGGCAAAAGAGATAAGATTCGATTCAGATGCACGTGAACTCTTGAAGAGTGGTGTAGACCAGTTGGCAAATGCAGTGAAGGTAACGCTCGGTCCTAAGGGTCGTAATGTAGTTATCGGTAAGAAGTTTGGTGCTCCACAGATTACTAAGGACGGTGTTACCGTTGCAAAGGAAGTAGAGCTCGAGGACAATTTTGAGAATGCAGGTGCACAGCTTGTTAAGAGCGTTGCAAGCAAGACTGGTGACGATGCAGGTGATGGTACAACAACAGCAACTATCCTCACACAGGCTATTGTTACTGAAGGATTGAAGAACGTTACAGCTGGTGCAAACCCAATGGACCTCAAGCGTGGTATCGACAAGGCTGTAGCTAAGGTGGTTGAGCATATCAAAGCTACAGCAGAAGTTGTTGGTGATAACTACGACAAGATTGAGCAGGTTGCTACTGTAAGTGCAAATAACGATCCTGAAATCGGTAAGTTGCTTGCAGATGCTATGCGCAAGGTATCTAAGGATGGCGTTATCACTATTGAAGAGAGCAAGACTCGTGAGACAAGTATCGGCGTTGTTGAGGGTATGCAGTTCGATCGTGGCTATCTCTCTGGTTACTTTGTAACAGATACAGATAAGATGGAATGTGATATGGAGAACCCATATATCCTCATCTACGATAAGAAGATTTCAAACGTTAAGGACTTCCTCCCAATTCTACAGCCAGCTGCTGAGAGTGGTCGTCCATTGTTGGTAATTGCTGAGGACGTAGACTCTGAGGCATTGACAACATTGGTTGTAAACCGTCTTCGTGCAGGTTTGAAGATTTGTGCTGTTAAGGCTCCAGGCTTTGGCGACCGTCGTAAAGCAATGCTTGAGGATATCGCTGTGTTGACAGGTGGTGTGGTAATCAGCGAGGAGAAGGGTCTTTCTTTGGATAAAGCAACTCTTGAGATGTTGGGTACAGCTAAGAAAGTTACTATCTCTAAGGACAACACCACTATCGTTGATGGTGCTGGTGAGAAGGAAGCTATCAAGGATCGTGTAGCTCAGATTAAGAACGAAATTGCGACTTCAACAAGTTCATACGATAAGGAGAAGTTGCAGGAGCGTTTGGCTAAGCTCTCTGGTGGTGTTGCTGTTCTCTACGTTGGTGCTAACTCTGAGGTGGAGATGAAGGAGAAGAAGGACCGCGTTGACGATGCACTCTGCGCTACTCGTGCTGCAATGGAAGAGGGTGTAGTTGTTGGTGGTGGTACCACTTACATCCGTGCTCAGGAAGCATTGAAGGACCTTAAGGGTGAGAATGCAGATGAGCAGACAGGTATCAATATCGTTTGTCGTGCTATTGAGGAGCCTCTTCGTCAGATTATCGCTAATGCTGGTGGTGAAGGTGCCGTAGTAGTTAATAATGTTCGTGAGGGTAAGGGTGACTATGGTTACAATGCTCGCAAGGATGTTTATGAGGACCTTCGTGCTGCAGGTGTTATCGACCCTGCTAAGGTATCTCGTGTTGCACTTGAGAATGCAGCTTCAATTGCAGGTATGTTCTTGACAACTGAGTGTCTTATTGTAGACAAGGTTGAGGATACTCCAGTTATGCCAGCTGCTCCAGGTATGGGCGGTATGATGTAA
- a CDS encoding co-chaperone GroES, giving the protein MTIKPLADRVLVLPAQAEEKVGGIIIPDTAKEKPQRGKVVAVGNGTKDEEMILKVGDEVLYGKYAGTELENEGEKYLMMRQSDVLAIVE; this is encoded by the coding sequence ATGACAATTAAACCTTTAGCAGACAGAGTCCTCGTGCTTCCAGCACAGGCAGAAGAGAAAGTTGGTGGTATTATCATCCCAGACACAGCCAAGGAAAAACCACAACGTGGTAAGGTGGTTGCTGTTGGTAATGGTACCAAGGATGAGGAGATGATTCTCAAGGTTGGCGATGAGGTGCTCTATGGTAAGTACGCTGGTACGGAGCTTGAGAATGAGGGTGAGAAATATTTGATGATGCGCCAGAGCGACGTATTGGCAATTGTTGAGTAA
- a CDS encoding DNA alkylation repair protein, protein MKQLTKTITNKLQALSDAEKREIFPKFFKAGKGEYGEGDRFLGVTVPNIRAIAKQHKDISLAEIQELIQSEWHEVRLCALIIMVEKSKKKDLALHKELFDLYLSQTKHINNWDLVDLSCRFIIGEYLLDKSRDILYQLAQSPLLWDNRIAIVSTYAFIRKGQLEDTYALSDLMMHHPHDLMHKAIGWMLREAGKRDSKRLYDYVMSHRADMPRTMLRYAIEKFSPKERAILMKRA, encoded by the coding sequence ATGAAGCAACTTACCAAGACTATAACAAATAAACTTCAAGCACTATCAGATGCGGAGAAGCGAGAGATATTCCCTAAGTTCTTTAAGGCTGGCAAAGGAGAATATGGTGAAGGCGACCGTTTTTTAGGTGTCACCGTACCCAATATTAGAGCTATTGCGAAGCAGCACAAAGACATTTCCTTAGCCGAGATACAAGAACTAATACAGTCTGAATGGCATGAAGTGCGCCTTTGCGCCTTAATCATTATGGTAGAGAAAAGTAAGAAGAAAGACTTGGCATTACACAAAGAGCTTTTCGATCTCTACCTCTCTCAAACCAAGCATATCAACAACTGGGACCTTGTTGACCTATCCTGTCGCTTCATCATAGGCGAATACTTGCTCGACAAGTCACGTGACATTCTTTACCAATTAGCTCAAAGTCCACTACTATGGGATAATCGTATCGCAATCGTATCAACATACGCATTTATTCGTAAAGGTCAATTAGAAGACACATACGCACTAAGCGACCTGATGATGCACCACCCACACGACCTCATGCACAAGGCTATTGGATGGATGCTTCGTGAAGCAGGGAAACGAGATTCAAAGCGTCTTTATGACTACGTTATGAGCCATCGAGCAGACATGCCCCGTACCATGCTACGTTATGCAATAGAGAAGTTCTCACCCAAAGAACGCGCTATTCTCATGAAACGTGCCTAA
- a CDS encoding sugar phosphate nucleotidyltransferase gives MKPTLLLLAAGMGSRYGGLKQLDELGPNGETIMDYSIYDAIQAGFGKIVFVIRKDFEEQFRSQVLSKYEGHIPAELVFQSIDALPEGFSVPEGREKPWGTNHAVLMAKDVIKEPFCVINCDDFYNRDCFKVIGKFLADLPEGARDKYAMVGFRVGNTLSENGTVARGICSTDAEGNLTTVVERTEIERRDGEIKYKDDNGEWVAVSENTPVSMNVWGFTPDYFEYSEAYFKEFLSDPKNMENKKSEYFIPLMVNKLINDGTSTVKVLDTTSKWFGVTYAADRQSVVDKIQSLVDDGTYPAKLF, from the coding sequence ATGAAACCTACGTTATTACTCCTTGCGGCAGGTATGGGAAGCCGCTACGGCGGGCTAAAGCAGCTCGACGAATTGGGTCCTAATGGCGAGACCATTATGGACTACTCTATCTATGATGCAATCCAAGCAGGATTTGGTAAGATTGTCTTTGTTATCCGTAAGGATTTCGAAGAGCAGTTCCGCAGCCAAGTTCTCTCAAAGTATGAGGGTCATATCCCTGCAGAACTTGTTTTCCAGAGCATCGATGCATTGCCAGAAGGATTCTCTGTACCAGAAGGTCGTGAGAAGCCATGGGGTACAAACCATGCTGTTTTGATGGCAAAGGATGTTATCAAAGAGCCTTTCTGCGTTATCAACTGTGACGACTTCTACAACCGTGACTGCTTCAAGGTTATTGGTAAGTTCCTTGCTGACCTCCCAGAGGGTGCAAGAGATAAATACGCAATGGTTGGTTTCCGCGTAGGTAACACACTGAGCGAGAATGGTACTGTTGCTCGTGGTATCTGCTCTACAGATGCTGAAGGAAACTTGACAACTGTTGTTGAGCGTACAGAGATTGAGCGTCGCGATGGCGAAATCAAGTATAAAGACGACAATGGTGAGTGGGTTGCTGTTAGTGAGAACACTCCTGTATCTATGAATGTATGGGGTTTCACACCAGACTACTTCGAGTACAGCGAGGCATACTTCAAGGAGTTCCTCTCTGATCCAAAGAATATGGAGAATAAGAAGTCTGAATATTTCATCCCATTGATGGTAAACAAGCTCATCAACGATGGTACATCTACCGTGAAGGTGCTTGACACTACCAGCAAGTGGTTTGGCGTAACATACGCTGCCGATCGTCAGAGCGTGGTTGACAAGATTCAGTCACTGGTCGACGATGGAACCTATCCAGCTAAATTGTTCTAA
- a CDS encoding DHH family phosphoesterase has protein sequence MELNLLNQEEIATLRNLLSNATNIVICAHKSPDGDATGSSLAWMHFLKQIGKTNVKVCMPDATPDFLHWLPGHNSVIRYDRRPKEVEKAFKEADLVCCLDFNQNSRVDAMQEVLEFSTAPRLLIDHHLEPETNNALTVSHPEMSSTCEIVFRLISQLDGYEKMTTQCASCIYCGMMTDTGGFTYNSSRPEIFYIIGQLLAKNIDKDEIYNRVFHNYSTNALRLRAHIILNKMKVIEELHASYYTVTKEEMAQFHFIKGDMEGLVNIPQQIKGLKLSISLREDTEKPKTVLVSLRSCNGFHCQPMAAKFFNGGGHADASGGRLNCTIEEAEQIAIKAILYYKEELQ, from the coding sequence ATGGAATTAAACCTACTGAATCAAGAAGAAATTGCAACACTTCGCAATCTTCTCTCCAATGCAACAAACATCGTAATCTGTGCTCATAAGTCACCTGATGGCGACGCGACAGGTTCGTCACTGGCATGGATGCACTTTCTAAAACAGATTGGCAAGACCAACGTTAAGGTGTGTATGCCTGACGCTACACCCGACTTTCTGCATTGGCTACCGGGACATAATTCCGTTATTCGTTATGACAGACGACCAAAGGAGGTTGAGAAGGCGTTTAAGGAAGCAGACCTCGTTTGCTGTCTTGATTTCAACCAAAACTCACGTGTAGATGCAATGCAAGAGGTTTTGGAGTTCTCCACAGCCCCTCGCCTACTCATCGACCACCACTTAGAACCTGAAACAAACAACGCATTGACGGTTTCACATCCAGAAATGTCAAGTACATGTGAGATTGTCTTCCGCCTGATTAGTCAGTTAGATGGCTACGAGAAGATGACAACCCAATGTGCGTCCTGCATTTATTGTGGTATGATGACAGACACAGGTGGCTTCACCTATAATTCATCACGCCCAGAGATATTCTATATTATCGGTCAGCTTCTTGCAAAGAATATTGACAAGGACGAGATTTATAACCGTGTATTCCACAACTACTCCACCAATGCCCTCCGCCTCCGTGCACACATCATCCTCAACAAGATGAAGGTGATTGAGGAGTTGCACGCATCCTATTATACCGTAACAAAAGAAGAGATGGCACAGTTCCATTTTATCAAGGGAGATATGGAGGGACTTGTGAATATTCCACAGCAGATTAAAGGGCTCAAACTAAGTATCTCATTGCGAGAAGATACAGAGAAACCTAAGACCGTACTCGTGAGTCTTCGTTCTTGCAATGGGTTCCACTGTCAACCAATGGCAGCAAAGTTCTTCAATGGTGGCGGTCATGCTGACGCATCAGGTGGAAGACTAAATTGCACCATCGAGGAAGCTGAACAGATTGCCATTAAGGCGATACTATACTATAAAGAGGAGTTACAATAA
- a CDS encoding nitroreductase family protein: MNILELSQKRFSVRKYSDTPVSEEDLQYILEVTRMAPSAVNKQPWKFVVVKSDEARKQLQECYNREWFKSAPLYIICMREVDKNWIRQEDNKQHGDIDVAIATEHLCLAATERGLGSCWVCNFNVAKLKETFPYTGFEPVAIIPIGHIADDCPTNEKKRKTLEEITDII; encoded by the coding sequence ATGAATATATTAGAACTATCCCAAAAGCGTTTTTCAGTACGCAAATATAGTGACACACCAGTATCAGAAGAAGACTTACAATATATTCTTGAAGTGACACGTATGGCTCCATCAGCTGTCAATAAACAGCCATGGAAGTTTGTTGTTGTGAAGTCGGATGAGGCACGCAAGCAACTACAAGAATGCTACAACCGCGAATGGTTCAAGTCTGCACCACTCTACATCATTTGTATGCGCGAGGTTGACAAAAACTGGATACGCCAGGAAGATAACAAACAACATGGTGACATTGATGTTGCAATTGCTACAGAACACCTCTGCTTAGCTGCAACAGAGCGAGGCTTAGGCAGTTGTTGGGTTTGTAACTTTAATGTAGCCAAACTGAAGGAGACCTTTCCATATACAGGTTTTGAGCCTGTTGCCATCATTCCTATCGGTCACATAGCAGATGACTGCCCAACGAATGAGAAGAAACGGAAGACTTTGGAAGAAATTACAGACATCATATAA
- a CDS encoding YccF domain-containing protein, with protein MRIFGNIIWWIFGGLEAAIGYFTGSLALAITIIGIPAAVQTFKLGLLCLWPFGAEVREGESLSGCITIPLNIIWIIFGGLWACLAHILFGILLAITIIGIPFAKQHFKMAGLSLTPFGKDVELHL; from the coding sequence ATGCGTATTTTTGGAAACATCATTTGGTGGATATTCGGCGGATTAGAGGCTGCTATCGGTTATTTTACAGGTAGTTTAGCACTTGCCATCACCATTATCGGCATACCAGCTGCAGTACAAACATTCAAGCTCGGACTCCTGTGCCTATGGCCTTTTGGCGCAGAAGTGAGAGAAGGAGAAAGTCTTTCAGGCTGTATCACCATTCCACTCAATATCATTTGGATTATCTTTGGTGGTTTATGGGCATGCTTAGCCCACATTCTCTTTGGTATCCTCCTTGCCATTACAATTATAGGTATTCCATTTGCCAAGCAACACTTCAAAATGGCTGGACTATCCCTTACACCTTTTGGCAAAGATGTTGAGCTTCATCTTTAA
- the uvrA gene encoding excinuclease ABC subunit UvrA yields the protein MNKYIEVKGAKVNNLKDIDVKIPQGQFVAVTGVSGSGKSSLAFDTLYAEGQRRYVESLSAYARQFLGRMSKPEVDFIKGLPPAIAIEQKVISRNPRSTVGTSTEIYEYLRLLYARIGRTFSPVSGEEVKHHSVEDVIEKVMSYSEGTKFCILAPLHIVEGRSVQNQLEMEMQEGYARIYVDNDFIRIEDWLEQNPANDDNKSTAKDKAKNIYLVIDRLSVDNSKDTLTRLTDSCETAFYEGDGYMQLMILPAKLTYDFSTRFEADGIRFEEPNDNMFSFNSPLGACPTCEGFGRVIGVDEKLVIPDSSLSVYDGCVQCWHGEKMATWKDEFCRRAAKDNFPIFKPYFELTKAEKESLWKGLPSDRKKDIHDRICIDTFFQMLKENQYKIQYRVMLSRYRGKTVCPDCHGTKLKKEATWVKIGGMAITELVDMSVINLKQWFDKLELTEHEQEVSKRLMTEITSRLQFLLDVGLGYLTLNRQSNSLSGGESQRINLTTSLGSSLVGSLYILDEPSIGLHSRDTDRLIHVLKELQALGNTVVVVEHDEEIMRAADYLIDVGPDAGRLGGEIVFEGKVSDIKRIEGDIKEKKNTQSLQLLEQYPHSYTIKYLTGTEVINTPTSRRPWNMAIELKGARMNNLKGVDVKFPLNVFTVVTGVSGSGKSSLVKGILYPALKRHLDEVADTPGEYSSIGGDWKQIKHVEFVDQNPIGKSTRSNPATYVKAYDEIRKLFADQQLSKQMGFTPQYFSFNTEGGRCEECKGAGVITVEMQFMADLVLECEECHGQRFKREILDVQFQGKNINDILNMTVSEAIQFFGEHKRKAIINRLKPLEDVGLGYIKLGQSSSTLSGGENQRVKLAYFIGQEQQEPTLFIFDEPTTGLHFHDIQRLLHAFNALIERGHTILVIEHNLDVIKCADHVIDLGPDGGDKGGSLVIAATPEEVARCKESLTGKYLAEKLK from the coding sequence ATGAATAAATATATTGAGGTAAAAGGGGCTAAGGTTAACAACCTAAAGGATATAGATGTAAAAATCCCTCAAGGCCAGTTTGTTGCCGTTACTGGTGTATCAGGTTCGGGCAAGTCATCGCTTGCTTTCGACACACTTTATGCTGAAGGGCAACGCAGATATGTGGAAAGTCTTTCAGCTTATGCCCGTCAGTTCTTAGGCAGAATGTCTAAGCCTGAGGTCGATTTCATCAAAGGACTCCCCCCTGCTATCGCTATTGAGCAAAAGGTTATCTCACGTAATCCACGCTCAACGGTGGGTACTTCTACCGAAATATACGAATACCTCCGTCTTCTCTATGCTCGTATAGGTAGGACTTTTAGTCCTGTTTCTGGCGAAGAGGTAAAGCATCATTCTGTTGAAGATGTCATTGAGAAAGTGATGTCGTACTCAGAAGGTACAAAATTCTGTATTCTTGCTCCTCTACACATCGTTGAAGGACGAAGCGTACAGAACCAACTTGAGATGGAGATGCAGGAAGGTTATGCACGTATCTATGTAGATAATGACTTTATCCGCATAGAAGACTGGCTTGAACAAAACCCTGCTAATGATGACAATAAAAGCACGGCAAAGGATAAAGCAAAGAATATCTATCTCGTTATTGACCGTTTGTCAGTTGACAACTCCAAAGATACACTGACCCGACTCACTGACTCTTGCGAGACAGCTTTCTATGAGGGTGACGGCTATATGCAACTGATGATTCTACCAGCCAAGCTTACTTATGACTTTTCAACACGCTTTGAAGCTGACGGCATACGCTTTGAAGAACCGAACGATAATATGTTTTCGTTCAATTCTCCCCTCGGTGCTTGCCCTACTTGTGAGGGTTTTGGTCGCGTCATCGGTGTCGATGAGAAATTAGTTATCCCAGACTCCTCTCTTTCTGTCTATGATGGTTGCGTACAATGTTGGCATGGTGAGAAGATGGCAACATGGAAAGATGAGTTCTGCAGACGTGCAGCAAAAGACAACTTCCCTATCTTCAAGCCTTATTTTGAACTAACTAAAGCTGAGAAGGAAAGCCTTTGGAAGGGTCTACCAAGCGACAGAAAGAAAGACATTCACGATCGTATCTGCATTGATACTTTCTTCCAAATGTTGAAAGAAAACCAATACAAGATTCAATACCGCGTCATGCTCAGTCGTTATCGTGGTAAAACTGTTTGTCCTGACTGCCACGGTACGAAGCTAAAGAAGGAGGCAACTTGGGTCAAGATAGGCGGTATGGCTATTACCGAGCTCGTTGATATGTCAGTCATTAATCTTAAGCAATGGTTTGACAAACTGGAATTAACAGAGCATGAACAGGAAGTTAGTAAGCGATTGATGACCGAAATAACAAGTCGTCTGCAGTTCCTTTTAGACGTAGGATTGGGCTATCTCACTCTTAACCGCCAATCAAACTCATTGAGTGGTGGTGAGAGTCAACGCATCAATCTCACAACTTCCCTTGGTTCTTCCCTCGTTGGTTCACTCTATATACTTGACGAACCTTCCATTGGTTTGCACAGTCGAGATACCGACCGCCTCATTCATGTACTGAAGGAACTTCAAGCATTAGGAAACACGGTGGTTGTTGTGGAACATGATGAGGAAATCATGCGTGCTGCTGACTACCTGATTGACGTTGGACCAGATGCAGGTCGACTTGGTGGTGAGATTGTGTTCGAAGGTAAAGTATCTGATATCAAGCGAATAGAGGGAGATATTAAAGAGAAGAAAAATACTCAATCACTGCAATTACTGGAGCAGTATCCTCATTCATATACCATCAAATATCTCACAGGAACGGAAGTTATCAACACACCTACAAGTCGACGTCCTTGGAATATGGCAATAGAATTGAAAGGGGCACGCATGAACAACCTTAAAGGTGTTGACGTAAAGTTCCCTCTGAATGTCTTTACTGTAGTGACAGGAGTCAGTGGTAGCGGAAAGTCTTCCCTTGTGAAAGGTATTCTCTACCCTGCTCTCAAACGTCATTTGGATGAGGTTGCCGACACACCAGGTGAATATTCTTCTATCGGTGGTGACTGGAAACAGATTAAACACGTGGAGTTTGTAGATCAGAACCCTATCGGTAAGAGTACACGCTCTAATCCTGCAACCTACGTGAAAGCATACGACGAAATCAGAAAGCTATTTGCAGATCAGCAATTATCTAAGCAGATGGGCTTCACACCACAATATTTCTCATTCAACACAGAAGGTGGTCGCTGTGAAGAATGTAAGGGTGCAGGTGTCATTACGGTAGAGATGCAATTTATGGCAGACCTCGTTCTTGAATGTGAAGAATGTCACGGACAACGCTTTAAGCGTGAGATACTCGACGTGCAGTTCCAAGGAAAGAATATCAACGACATTCTGAATATGACCGTATCTGAGGCTATTCAATTCTTCGGTGAGCATAAGCGCAAAGCAATTATAAACAGATTGAAGCCTTTAGAGGATGTAGGTCTTGGTTATATCAAGCTCGGACAAAGTTCTTCTACCCTATCTGGCGGTGAGAATCAGCGTGTGAAACTCGCTTACTTCATCGGACAGGAACAGCAAGAACCAACGCTTTTCATCTTTGACGAGCCAACAACGGGTCTGCATTTCCACGATATCCAGCGTCTACTCCATGCTTTCAATGCGCTCATTGAACGTGGACATACGATATTGGTTATTGAACATAATCTCGATGTCATCAAATGTGCTGACCATGTCATCGACCTTGGTCCTGATGGTGGAGACAAGGGTGGAAGCCTCGTAATAGCTGCTACACCAGAAGAGGTGGCTCGCTGCAAGGAGAGTTTGACGGGTAAGTATTTAGCTGAAAAACTAAAGTAA
- a CDS encoding peptide MFS transporter, with amino-acid sequence MFENQPKALYALALANTGERFGYYTMIAVFSLFLRANFGLSGDTAGLIYGVFLALVYFLPLVGGIMADKFGYGKMVTIGIIVMFAGYLFLSIPLGGGVMGYAAMFGALLLVSLGTGLFKGNLQVMVGNLYDAPELSAKRDSGFSIFYMAINIGALFAPTAAVRIKEWAEHSLGYSGNDAYHFSFAVACVSLIVSMMIYYAFRSTFKHVEAGAGKSKKTDTTVAAEELTPQQTKERIVALCLVFAVVIFFWMSFHQNGLTLTFFADEFVSPKSEGVQTMAFDVINLVMIIFMIYSLMSFFQSKTSKAKLISTVVFLAAVGVLVYKYHNIGGPVDVSAPIFQQFNPFYVVALTPVSMAIFGALAAKGKEPTAPRKIAYGMIIAGSAYLLMVLASRGLLTPNEQDAAKAAGETVPFASGNWLIGTYLILTFGELLLSPMGISFVSKVAPPKYKGTMMGGWFVATAIGNLLVSVGGFLWNDIPLTIVWSVFIVLCLLSAGFMFLMMKRLEKVA; translated from the coding sequence ATGTTTGAGAACCAACCTAAAGCACTGTACGCATTGGCATTAGCCAATACTGGTGAGCGTTTCGGCTATTATACCATGATAGCTGTTTTTTCTTTATTTTTAAGAGCCAATTTCGGGTTATCTGGTGATACAGCTGGCTTGATTTATGGTGTTTTCCTTGCCTTAGTTTACTTCTTGCCATTGGTCGGTGGTATCATGGCCGACAAGTTTGGCTATGGAAAGATGGTGACTATTGGTATTATCGTCATGTTTGCGGGCTATCTATTCTTGTCTATCCCATTGGGTGGAGGAGTAATGGGCTATGCAGCAATGTTTGGTGCTTTGCTACTTGTTAGTCTTGGAACAGGCTTGTTCAAGGGTAACCTACAGGTGATGGTGGGTAATCTTTATGATGCACCAGAACTGTCAGCAAAGCGCGATTCAGGTTTCTCTATCTTCTACATGGCAATCAACATTGGTGCACTCTTTGCTCCTACAGCAGCTGTGAGAATTAAGGAATGGGCTGAGCATTCGCTTGGTTATTCTGGTAATGATGCCTACCATTTCTCTTTTGCAGTTGCTTGTGTGTCATTGATCGTGTCAATGATGATTTACTACGCTTTCCGTAGCACTTTTAAGCATGTAGAAGCTGGTGCAGGTAAGAGTAAGAAAACTGATACAACAGTTGCAGCAGAAGAGCTTACTCCACAGCAAACTAAGGAGCGTATTGTTGCTCTTTGTCTTGTTTTTGCTGTCGTTATCTTCTTCTGGATGTCGTTCCATCAGAATGGTCTAACACTGACTTTCTTCGCCGATGAGTTTGTTAGTCCAAAGTCAGAGGGTGTGCAAACAATGGCATTTGATGTAATCAACCTTGTGATGATTATCTTCATGATTTACAGTCTAATGTCATTCTTCCAGAGTAAAACTTCTAAGGCTAAGCTGATTTCTACTGTTGTATTCCTTGCAGCCGTAGGAGTATTGGTTTATAAGTATCATAACATCGGTGGTCCTGTTGATGTTAGTGCTCCTATTTTCCAGCAGTTTAATCCATTCTATGTAGTAGCTTTGACACCTGTCAGTATGGCAATCTTTGGTGCTTTAGCAGCTAAAGGTAAGGAACCAACAGCGCCTCGTAAGATTGCTTACGGTATGATTATCGCAGGTAGTGCTTACTTGCTTATGGTTTTGGCATCACGTGGTTTGCTTACTCCTAACGAGCAGGATGCTGCAAAGGCTGCAGGCGAGACTGTTCCATTTGCTTCTGGTAACTGGTTGATTGGCACCTATCTTATTCTTACTTTTGGTGAGTTGTTGCTTAGTCCTATGGGTATCAGCTTCGTTAGTAAGGTTGCTCCTCCAAAGTATAAGGGTACAATGATGGGTGGATGGTTTGTTGCTACAGCTATCGGTAACCTGCTTGTCAGCGTTGGTGGTTTCTTGTGGAACGACATACCTCTGACAATTGTATGGTCTGTCTTTATTGTACTTTGTCTTCTCTCTGCTGGCTTCATGTTCCTTATGATGAAGCGTTTGGAGAAGGTTGCATAA
- a CDS encoding porin family protein has product MKNKISRILAIILLALPLTVAAQVGDHRNDFAIGVNGGYVLSNVGFTPSVRQSMHGDFTGGLSIRYVCEKYFNTICSIYGEVNYASVGWKEKILTGTDQPVINSNGLTEEYSRTVNYVQIPVFAHLAWGREQNGFNFFFQAGPQLGLYLGESTSKNYDIPNLATDGTGRSNPIIAQESMPVEKKLDYGIAAGLGMEYSNRHVGHFLLEARYYYGLGNIYGSSKKDYFGKSNYSNIVVKATYLFDIVKTK; this is encoded by the coding sequence ATGAAGAATAAAATCTCAAGAATATTAGCTATTATCCTACTTGCGTTGCCATTGACAGTAGCTGCGCAAGTAGGTGACCATCGTAACGACTTTGCCATTGGTGTAAATGGTGGTTACGTACTCTCTAACGTAGGTTTCACTCCGAGTGTAAGACAATCCATGCATGGTGACTTCACGGGAGGATTAAGTATACGTTATGTGTGTGAAAAGTATTTCAATACTATCTGTTCTATCTATGGTGAGGTGAACTATGCTTCCGTTGGATGGAAGGAGAAGATTTTGACAGGAACAGATCAGCCAGTAATTAATTCTAATGGGTTGACTGAAGAGTATTCACGTACTGTTAACTACGTTCAGATTCCTGTCTTTGCACACCTTGCATGGGGACGTGAGCAGAATGGCTTTAACTTTTTCTTTCAAGCTGGTCCACAATTAGGACTCTATCTTGGAGAGTCTACTTCTAAAAACTATGATATTCCTAACCTTGCTACTGATGGAACAGGGCGCAGTAATCCAATAATAGCACAGGAGTCAATGCCTGTTGAGAAAAAGTTAGACTATGGTATTGCCGCTGGCTTAGGTATGGAGTATAGTAATCGTCATGTAGGTCATTTCTTACTTGAAGCCCGCTATTACTATGGATTGGGTAATATCTATGGAAGTTCAAAGAAAGACTATTTCGGTAAGTCTAATTATAGCAATATTGTTGTCAAGGCTACCTACCTTTTTGACATTGTAAAAACAAAGTAA